Proteins encoded together in one Deltaproteobacteria bacterium window:
- the lptE gene encoding LPS assembly lipoprotein LptE, which yields MQGHDRDRLKNFFWRCTWYFIFFGALFFTGCGYHFQGGGTNLPPDVRSVAVPIFANRTKQTGIESEVTSALVDKFISAKRLSVSGQNSADALLTGTVKSFTTTSVAVTGGTQITTGYRATLTVEIIFRRQRDGKTFFKEELSEWWNYPVVSDLAITENNKKDAVRHISLLLAEKIHELILENF from the coding sequence ATGCAAGGTCATGATCGTGATCGATTGAAAAATTTCTTCTGGCGATGTACTTGGTATTTTATCTTTTTCGGGGCCCTTTTCTTCACGGGTTGCGGTTACCATTTTCAGGGCGGAGGAACCAACCTCCCCCCGGATGTACGTTCAGTAGCCGTTCCTATTTTTGCCAATCGCACCAAGCAAACAGGGATTGAAAGCGAAGTTACCAGCGCTTTGGTGGATAAATTTATTTCTGCCAAACGTCTATCTGTAAGCGGGCAAAATTCGGCTGATGCCTTGCTAACGGGAACCGTAAAGTCTTTCACCACAACCTCCGTGGCTGTGACGGGAGGAACTCAGATAACCACGGGATACCGAGCTACCTTAACCGTTGAAATCATTTTCCGAAGGCAAAGGGACGGGAAAACTTTCTTTAAAGAAGAATTGAGTGAATGGTGGAATTATCCGGTGGTGTCCGACTTGGCCATCACAGAAAACAACAAGAAGGACGCTGTTCGACATATCTCTTTGCTCCTGGCAGAGAAGATCCATGAGTTGATCCTGGAGAATTTTTGA
- the holA gene encoding DNA polymerase III subunit delta, giving the protein MKSQELFQEIDGGKILPLYYFYGPEEWLIEEALKKIKEKALNPATLDFNREVLDAEEDFPEAILGSLQVFPLNSPRRLVVIRQADVIWSKGPAPYFDYFANPNPSTCAVFIGEKVDLRTKFFQALEKNGAVVSFYPPYERELIRWIRFQAEQLGHSISDEALSLLLERIGPNLQELKLELQKLTLKPGTKKFIQEEDVLALTEDIREESPFELPWAVGHLDWEKSLRLLRKNLQQGNPPLLLLSLILRQLRLIRRARELRAESCSKKEVETKLRILPQRANDFWKQVDKLSPSALEQIWPLTRETDLELKSSRLDKGLILEKYLWDLLFLGRGKIQNARGK; this is encoded by the coding sequence ATGAAATCACAGGAGTTATTCCAAGAGATTGATGGGGGTAAAATCTTACCCCTCTATTATTTTTATGGACCAGAAGAATGGTTAATCGAAGAGGCCTTGAAAAAAATCAAAGAAAAGGCTCTCAATCCTGCGACTTTGGACTTCAATCGGGAGGTACTGGACGCTGAAGAGGATTTTCCGGAAGCGATTCTTGGGAGTCTCCAGGTTTTTCCATTAAATTCTCCCCGGCGGTTGGTCGTAATCCGTCAAGCGGATGTCATATGGAGTAAAGGCCCGGCTCCCTACTTCGATTATTTTGCCAATCCAAACCCTTCTACCTGCGCTGTTTTTATCGGTGAGAAAGTCGACCTGCGGACCAAATTTTTCCAGGCGTTGGAGAAAAATGGGGCGGTCGTCTCATTTTACCCTCCTTATGAAAGGGAGTTGATTCGTTGGATTCGTTTCCAGGCAGAACAACTGGGCCATTCCATATCCGATGAAGCCCTATCCCTGTTACTGGAAAGGATTGGACCAAATTTGCAGGAGCTCAAACTTGAGCTGCAAAAATTAACTTTAAAGCCAGGAACAAAAAAATTTATTCAAGAAGAAGATGTTTTGGCCCTTACGGAAGATATCCGCGAAGAGAGCCCATTTGAACTACCCTGGGCTGTTGGTCATTTGGATTGGGAAAAATCATTACGCCTTTTGCGGAAAAATTTACAACAGGGAAACCCGCCCCTTCTCCTCCTTTCGCTAATTCTCCGCCAGCTCCGTTTGATCCGGAGGGCTCGTGAACTAAGGGCAGAGAGCTGCTCCAAGAAAGAGGTAGAGACCAAGCTGAGAATTTTGCCCCAAAGGGCGAATGATTTTTGGAAACAGGTGGATAAACTTTCTCCCTCAGCCTTGGAGCAAATTTGGCCGCTTACCAGAGAAACAGATCTGGAACTCAAATCCAGCCGTTTAGATAAGGGACTTATTTTAGAAAAATATCTTTGGGATTTGTTATTTCTCGGAAGGGGTAAGATCCAGAACGCAAGAGGGAAATGA
- the rpsT gene encoding 30S ribosomal protein S20, which yields MATHVSALKRARQSKKRQLRNTAVKSVLKTFSKKVVKAVEGKNLGEAQKALASAIPIIQKASSKKVIHKKTAARKISRLAKKVNALTPPA from the coding sequence TTGGCCACCCATGTTTCAGCCCTAAAAAGGGCCCGTCAGAGTAAAAAACGGCAGTTGCGCAACACTGCGGTTAAATCGGTCCTTAAAACTTTTTCCAAAAAAGTAGTGAAAGCCGTCGAAGGAAAAAACCTTGGCGAGGCGCAGAAGGCCTTGGCCAGCGCCATCCCTATTATCCAGAAGGCTTCATCGAAGAAGGTCATTCATAAGAAGACTGCAGCGCGTAAAATATCCCGTTTAGCGAAAAAGGTAAATGCTCTCACCCCTCCGGCTTGA